Proteins encoded in a region of the Streptomyces sp. NBC_00258 genome:
- a CDS encoding nucleotide kinase domain-containing protein, whose translation MVTLLQDRQTSAGLGAALGRVRVAGRELRPTPVFDTYWRFASARQAVYEARLAGRPQPWSEDPILSRHRFTNCYRAADRVSQAVVSDVIYCGPQQWEEVFFRTLLFKIFNKESTWRLLNRELGEVRWEGYDFRAYDRVLSEAFAREERLYSAAYIVPPPQLGEERKHRNHLRLLEMMMTSGAPERVLDAATMREVYEVLLGYPALGPFLAYQFAIDLNYAPQLPFSEMDFVVPGPGARDGIRKCFGPAADGIEAEVIRYMAVSQGEHFARLGLTFAGLKGRPLQLIDCQNLFCEVDKYARVAHPDIAGISGRSRIKQAYRLDGAPLRAWFPPKWGLNG comes from the coding sequence ATGGTAACGCTGCTGCAAGACCGTCAGACGTCCGCGGGCCTGGGGGCCGCGCTGGGAAGGGTGCGGGTGGCGGGCCGGGAGCTGCGGCCGACGCCGGTGTTCGACACCTACTGGCGGTTCGCGTCGGCCAGGCAGGCCGTGTACGAGGCGCGCCTGGCGGGGCGGCCCCAGCCGTGGAGCGAGGACCCGATCCTGTCCAGGCACCGGTTCACCAACTGCTACCGGGCTGCCGACCGGGTCAGTCAGGCTGTGGTCTCGGACGTGATCTACTGCGGCCCGCAGCAGTGGGAGGAGGTGTTCTTCCGCACCCTGCTGTTCAAGATCTTCAACAAGGAGTCGACCTGGCGGCTGCTCAACCGGGAGCTGGGGGAGGTGCGTTGGGAAGGCTACGACTTCCGGGCCTACGACCGCGTCCTGTCAGAGGCCTTCGCGCGGGAAGAGCGCCTGTACTCGGCTGCCTATATCGTGCCGCCGCCGCAGCTGGGGGAGGAGCGCAAGCACCGCAATCATCTGCGGTTGCTGGAGATGATGATGACGTCCGGCGCCCCGGAACGTGTTCTGGACGCTGCGACGATGCGTGAGGTCTACGAGGTACTGCTCGGCTATCCCGCGCTCGGTCCGTTCCTGGCGTACCAGTTCGCCATCGACCTCAACTACGCTCCGCAGCTGCCGTTTTCGGAGATGGACTTCGTAGTGCCCGGGCCGGGCGCCCGGGACGGCATCCGCAAGTGTTTCGGTCCGGCGGCCGACGGCATCGAAGCCGAGGTCATCCGTTACATGGCAGTCTCCCAGGGCGAGCACTTCGCCCGCCTGGGTCTGACCTTCGCCGGACTGAAGGGGAGGCCCCTGCAGCTGATCGACTGCCAGAACCTGTTCTGTGAGGTCGACAAGTATGCGCGCGTCGCCCACCCGGACATCGCCGGCATCAGCGGCCGCAGCCGCATCAAGCAGGCCTACCGCCTCGACGGTGCGCCGCTGCGGGCGTGGTTCCCGCCCAAGTGGGGCCTGAACGGCTGA
- a CDS encoding acyl carrier protein, whose product MPLQSVQEIVDIVIEFLAEYQDRPLEEVYEELAARGQDLPVDSVLVMEILARVEEHFGISVPADAEAGRSLRSVWAFAETVYDTMQAKEHQR is encoded by the coding sequence ATGCCGTTACAGAGCGTCCAGGAGATCGTGGACATCGTGATCGAGTTTCTGGCCGAGTACCAGGACAGACCTCTCGAGGAGGTGTACGAGGAACTGGCCGCCCGCGGACAGGACTTACCGGTCGACTCGGTGCTGGTCATGGAGATACTGGCGCGCGTCGAGGAACACTTCGGCATTTCCGTCCCCGCCGACGCCGAGGCCGGGCGCTCTCTGCGTTCGGTGTGGGCGTTCGCTGAGACTGTGTACGACACCATGCAGGCGAAGGAGCACCAACGATGA
- a CDS encoding helix-turn-helix domain-containing protein — protein sequence MNGNTPSHTEDADQRARLGQRLKATREYLGLSQQQVAERTGIVRSAVSDIERGVRRVEVMELQKLARLYRLPASYFLDEEESADAGEHALAGLPRTARPLNEGDRIEVAKFIEYLQSRRQAEEEGPGVPQRAGEGGA from the coding sequence ATGAACGGCAACACACCATCCCACACGGAGGATGCCGACCAGCGGGCCCGGCTGGGCCAGCGGCTGAAGGCCACCCGTGAGTACCTGGGGCTGTCGCAGCAGCAGGTCGCCGAGCGGACCGGCATCGTGCGCTCGGCGGTCAGCGACATCGAGCGCGGAGTGCGCAGGGTGGAGGTGATGGAGCTGCAGAAGCTTGCCCGTCTCTACCGGCTTCCGGCCTCGTACTTCCTGGATGAGGAGGAGTCTGCCGATGCCGGTGAGCACGCGCTGGCCGGACTTCCGCGCACCGCACGGCCGTTGAACGAGGGTGACCGGATCGAGGTGGCGAAGTTCATCGAGTACCTGCAGTCCCGCCGGCAGGCCGAGGAGGAAGGGCCAGGCGTCCCGCAGAGAGCCGGGGAGGGCGGTGCGTGA
- a CDS encoding ImmA/IrrE family metallo-endopeptidase has protein sequence MSWNSAHGVAMIAAAQAHKELGPPADGYVDVFGALRQAGVEVVGRRLGALLGLYVDRFAGGPACLVNTGLEEVSMRHTAAHELGHHRLGHGTSIDHEEQSSGRWGEGWPQHEREAEAFASWFLMPLSAARAALSRCGLRRPGSPLDAYRMARWLGTPYATTVRHLVRLKLIDRSTEAMWLKHSPASLKADLTGGLPLGTQAHAHVLLPAAHGATLRVTAGDCVLLGIPAAFYDNLPAGLSRTPPGSGSQMSFLELPDAAEGPRAVWVNEDLEGDTTMTATITAPDAPLFRVTLQRTPSRDGSDAFWH, from the coding sequence GTGAGCTGGAACAGCGCCCACGGCGTCGCGATGATCGCGGCCGCGCAGGCCCACAAGGAGCTGGGCCCTCCTGCCGACGGGTACGTCGACGTCTTCGGCGCGCTGCGTCAGGCAGGCGTGGAGGTGGTCGGACGGAGGCTGGGCGCACTGCTGGGCCTGTATGTGGACCGCTTTGCCGGGGGGCCGGCGTGCCTGGTGAACACAGGGCTCGAAGAGGTGAGCATGCGGCACACCGCCGCTCACGAACTGGGCCATCACCGCCTGGGTCACGGCACCAGCATCGATCACGAGGAGCAGTCCTCGGGGCGGTGGGGCGAGGGGTGGCCCCAGCACGAGCGGGAGGCCGAGGCCTTTGCCTCCTGGTTTCTGATGCCCCTGTCGGCCGCCCGCGCCGCGCTGTCGCGGTGCGGCCTGAGACGCCCCGGGTCGCCTCTGGACGCCTACCGGATGGCCCGCTGGCTGGGCACGCCGTACGCCACGACGGTGCGCCACCTTGTACGGCTGAAGTTGATCGACCGGTCCACCGAGGCAATGTGGCTCAAACACTCCCCGGCCTCCCTGAAGGCGGACCTGACCGGCGGGCTGCCGCTCGGGACGCAGGCCCACGCCCACGTACTGCTGCCCGCCGCACACGGCGCCACCCTGCGGGTCACTGCCGGTGACTGCGTGCTGCTGGGCATCCCCGCAGCCTTCTACGACAACCTGCCGGCCGGCCTGAGCCGCACCCCGCCCGGCAGCGGCAGCCAGATGTCCTTCCTGGAACTGCCGGACGCTGCGGAAGGGCCCCGCGCCGTGTGGGTGAACGAGGACCTCGAGGGCGACACCACCATGACCGCCACGATCACGGCCCCGGACGCGCCGCTGTTCCGGGTGACGCTGCAGCGCACACCCAGCCGTGACGGCTCCGACGCCTTCTGGCACTGA
- a CDS encoding nucleoside triphosphate pyrophosphohydrolase family protein has protein sequence MGVCVHLARYQQAALKTLQPASDGTDPVLMPLLGLVGETGSVASAYKKRLRDGADAGPSKQQLREELGDVLWYTAALAHLLGLDLEDIAAASLEKTKDRWRATPDDQRPRFDADYPPHEQLPRRTTVTFTPTLQPDGRTVIVLTREDGSPAGDPLTSASHIEDDYRFHDAFHLAHAAVLGWSPVSRFLLGCKRRSRPGIDEAEDGGRAIAIEEGISALIFAYASRHHYFEDLRHVDHELLITVDHMTAHLEVSVLRAADWEKAIMTGYTAWRQLRKHGGGHLRLDLDAQSLTFIEP, from the coding sequence ATGGGAGTATGCGTGCACCTCGCCCGCTATCAGCAAGCAGCCCTCAAGACCCTCCAGCCCGCCTCCGACGGGACCGACCCGGTCCTCATGCCGCTGCTCGGCCTCGTCGGCGAGACCGGATCCGTGGCCAGCGCCTACAAGAAGCGCCTGCGCGACGGCGCCGACGCAGGCCCCTCCAAACAGCAGCTACGCGAGGAACTCGGTGACGTCCTGTGGTACACCGCCGCCCTCGCACACTTGCTCGGCCTGGACCTGGAGGACATCGCCGCCGCCAGCCTGGAGAAGACCAAGGACCGCTGGCGTGCCACCCCCGACGACCAGCGCCCCCGCTTCGACGCCGACTACCCGCCCCATGAACAACTGCCCCGCCGTACCACCGTCACCTTCACCCCCACCCTCCAGCCCGACGGCCGCACCGTCATCGTCCTCACCCGCGAGGACGGCAGCCCGGCCGGGGACCCCCTGACCAGCGCCAGCCACATCGAGGACGACTACCGCTTCCACGACGCCTTCCACCTTGCCCACGCCGCCGTCCTGGGCTGGTCACCCGTCAGCCGTTTCCTCCTCGGCTGCAAACGCCGCAGCCGCCCCGGCATCGACGAAGCCGAAGACGGCGGCCGCGCCATCGCCATCGAGGAAGGCATCAGCGCGCTCATATTCGCCTACGCCAGCCGCCACCACTACTTCGAGGACCTCCGCCACGTCGACCACGAACTGCTCATCACCGTCGACCACATGACCGCCCACCTTGAAGTGAGCGTGCTGCGCGCCGCTGACTGGGAGAAAGCCATCATGACCGGGTACACCGCCTGGCGGCAGCTACGCAAACACGGCGGCGGCCATCTCCGACTCGACCTGGACGCCCAGTCCTTGACCTTCATAGAGCCCTGA
- a CDS encoding NB-ARC domain-containing protein produces the protein MEAELAALAASGATTLVGLMVSESWERAKSGLARFFGRRTAGEAFEEELQAASDELDSARAAGDEGALAEVHARWRQRLETIFREDPGAAEELGRLLSELAPDASRTFVSLVAGGVNYGPAFQGSHIHGGITFHVQSPPSSAAGLTSRPDQVPPVTIPFSNRTVELAALDGVLGARAGGARSVDVGVLDGLPGVGKTTTAWQWADRARGRFPDGQLYVDFAALRDQSAPAAAGADVSEALAMCLRSLVGSDDGIPSSLAERTNLFRSRSAGLRILLVLDDVSQPAQVRALIPKGPGSAVLVTSQARLGELSLDGARLISLKPLDAHGGLALLKDRCGQEAVEAEQEAAQRLVELCSGLPVALQIVAARLVTDDALSMTALAGELDDEAGRLAGMALQGEEYSVSAVLGPSYRLLPPPTARLYRLLGWLPVGTFDAGVAAVAADIDTPSTKRLLGALAKASLVETMGDGRYRMHDLVRLHARERATEEEPQTEQAALVERVGTHYLVLAALADRALRRDRLRIAQLSALLRDTPTPFAADSGPPPLEWLDTERPAILAVLRTAARHGLHTLVWQLAEAFTALFLYRRYLAAWKESLELGAEAAAAAAASANTVGEIAQAMAAEARLRSLLSRPLLDLGENDRARAELETAVARAEASGHLVLRASVQEFLGRYRDRFDPSRAAEAYQHSLELNTRAGESRGAAIAAYFLGCAQDAQGEHTEAMITLRRAQRGLADGEEPDLRMAARVTAAIGVVHDHLDDPEEAIRTLRGAARALREQQATHYEAQALVQLADIAQRTGDREDLVRTCLSRAVEIHDAAGSRLAESLRRRLEDLER, from the coding sequence GTGGAAGCCGAGTTGGCGGCGCTTGCGGCGTCCGGGGCGACGACGCTGGTCGGCCTGATGGTTTCGGAGTCGTGGGAGCGGGCGAAGAGCGGCCTGGCCCGGTTCTTCGGACGACGGACCGCGGGCGAGGCCTTCGAGGAAGAGCTCCAGGCGGCCAGCGATGAGTTGGACAGTGCCCGGGCGGCAGGTGACGAAGGTGCCCTGGCAGAGGTCCATGCCCGGTGGCGGCAGCGGCTGGAAACAATATTCCGGGAGGATCCCGGCGCCGCGGAGGAACTGGGACGGCTGTTGTCCGAGCTGGCGCCGGACGCGTCGCGCACCTTCGTCAGCCTGGTCGCCGGAGGGGTGAACTACGGCCCCGCCTTCCAGGGGTCGCACATTCACGGTGGCATCACCTTCCACGTCCAGTCGCCGCCGTCGTCTGCGGCCGGCCTGACGTCCAGGCCGGATCAAGTACCGCCCGTGACCATTCCGTTCAGTAACCGGACGGTCGAACTTGCTGCTCTGGACGGCGTGCTCGGTGCGAGAGCGGGCGGTGCCAGATCCGTCGATGTGGGGGTGCTGGACGGACTTCCTGGGGTCGGCAAGACAACCACGGCCTGGCAGTGGGCGGACAGGGCGCGAGGGCGCTTCCCGGACGGGCAGCTGTACGTGGATTTCGCGGCCCTGCGCGATCAGTCCGCACCGGCGGCCGCCGGTGCGGACGTCTCCGAAGCCCTGGCGATGTGCCTGAGGTCGCTGGTGGGAAGCGATGACGGCATTCCGAGTTCGCTCGCGGAGCGCACCAACCTGTTCCGGTCGCGCTCGGCCGGCCTGCGTATCCTGCTCGTCCTTGACGACGTGAGCCAGCCCGCCCAGGTGCGTGCGCTGATCCCCAAGGGCCCGGGCAGCGCGGTACTGGTCACCAGTCAGGCCAGGCTCGGCGAACTGTCCCTGGACGGAGCCCGGTTGATCTCCCTCAAGCCACTGGACGCCCACGGCGGGCTGGCGTTGCTGAAGGACCGGTGCGGGCAGGAGGCGGTCGAGGCCGAACAGGAGGCGGCGCAACGCCTGGTGGAGCTGTGCAGCGGCCTGCCGGTGGCCCTGCAGATCGTGGCGGCGCGTCTGGTCACCGATGACGCTCTGAGCATGACGGCACTGGCTGGGGAACTCGACGACGAGGCCGGCAGGCTGGCCGGGATGGCACTGCAAGGAGAGGAGTACTCGGTGTCCGCTGTTCTGGGTCCCTCCTACCGACTGCTGCCGCCCCCCACCGCCCGGCTCTACCGCCTCCTCGGATGGCTGCCGGTCGGCACGTTCGACGCCGGGGTGGCCGCAGTCGCCGCAGACATCGACACGCCCAGCACCAAACGCCTGCTGGGCGCCCTGGCCAAAGCGAGCCTCGTGGAGACCATGGGCGATGGCAGGTACCGCATGCACGATCTGGTGCGCCTGCACGCCCGGGAGCGCGCGACGGAGGAAGAACCGCAGACCGAGCAGGCGGCGCTCGTCGAGCGGGTAGGCACGCACTACCTCGTCCTCGCCGCGCTCGCCGACCGGGCCCTGCGCAGGGACCGGCTGCGGATCGCCCAGCTGTCCGCCCTGCTGCGAGATACCCCCACCCCCTTCGCGGCCGACAGCGGCCCGCCTCCACTGGAATGGCTGGACACCGAACGCCCCGCCATCCTGGCGGTACTGCGCACGGCCGCCCGGCACGGGCTGCACACCCTGGTCTGGCAACTGGCCGAGGCGTTCACGGCCCTGTTCCTGTACCGCCGCTACCTCGCGGCCTGGAAGGAATCGCTGGAACTGGGCGCCGAGGCGGCTGCCGCAGCAGCGGCGTCGGCAAACACGGTGGGCGAGATCGCGCAGGCCATGGCGGCCGAAGCACGGCTGCGCAGCCTGCTCTCACGCCCCTTGCTGGACCTCGGCGAGAACGACCGGGCACGAGCGGAACTCGAGACGGCCGTCGCCCGCGCCGAGGCATCGGGCCACCTCGTCCTGCGTGCCTCCGTACAGGAATTCCTCGGACGGTACCGGGACCGCTTCGATCCATCCCGCGCCGCCGAGGCGTACCAGCACTCCCTTGAACTCAACACGCGCGCCGGGGAATCCCGCGGAGCGGCCATCGCCGCCTACTTCCTCGGGTGTGCCCAGGACGCCCAAGGCGAACACACGGAAGCCATGATCACGCTGCGCCGGGCGCAGCGCGGCCTGGCGGACGGTGAGGAGCCTGATCTGCGGATGGCGGCCCGGGTGACCGCCGCCATCGGAGTCGTACACGACCACCTCGACGACCCCGAGGAAGCGATCCGCACACTGCGCGGCGCGGCCCGGGCTCTGCGGGAGCAGCAGGCGACCCACTACGAGGCACAGGCCCTGGTGCAACTCGCCGACATCGCGCAGCGGACAGGAGACCGCGAGGACCTGGTACGCACCTGCCTGAGCCGGGCCGTTGAGATCCATGACGCGGCCGGCAGCCGCTTGGCGGAGAGTCTGCGGCGGCGGCTGGAGGACCTTGAGCGCTGA